The window TGAAAATTGCAACCCTATCCAACCCACCAATCGGCATCACCCACCTCAAACCGACCCAAAATATATCACCCGGTCCTCAATTTAGTTACTACACAGTTCCAAAACTAACCCAAAATGCCATGCTTCAGCATCACCCAATCCAAAAACTCATGCCACCGGTTCACCTTTGCCCGAGCCGGCCTCCGGTCTGCAATCACCGACCTCAAAGACGGCGCCACCACCATGCACTGCTGGGTCCCGCAATCCCCGAACCCTTCCAAGCCCAACCTCCTCCTCATCCACGGATTCGGCGTCAACGCAATGTGGCAGTTCGTTGACCTCCTCCGCCATGTCATCCCTCACTACAACGTCTACGTGCCGGATCTCGTCTTCTTCGGCGACTCCTACACGACCCGGCCCGACCGGTCCGAGTGGTTCCAGGCCGAGTGCGTGATGCAGGCGATGGAGGCGCACTCGGTGCGGAGGCTGAGCCTGGTGGGGCTGAGCTACGGCGGGTTTGTGGGCTACAGCTTGGCTGCCATGTACAAGGAGGCGGTGGAGAGGGTTGTGATATGCTGCGCCGCCGTGTGCCTGGAGGAGAAGGACCTCTGGGAAGGTGCGTTTGGGATCTCGGATTTGGATGAGGCGGCCGGGATTTTGACGCCGCAGACGCCTGAGAAGCTGAAGGAGTTGGTTAGGTACACGTTTTTCAAGCCACCTCCGGTTGGATTGCTGCCCTCTTGCTTGCTCATGGATTTCATTCAGGTAAATTGAACTTACTGATATCTTGATTTCAGTTTAATTGTTGTCAGTTCGTTTATTATGGAGAATTAGATTAAAATTATGGATTAACATAATAAATATTTACTCAATCAAATCCCTCAAATGATAGTTTAAGAGGAAGAAATTAGCAGTCTAATCCTTTCAACATGAAAATCATAGTCTTCATTAATTGTCCGATATTAATGTAGGGGCAAATAAGGAAGTTAACTACCGTTACTAATTTCGCTTGTATTTAAAAAGGTAACTATATTACATGTAATAGGAACAATTGTCTTGTGATTTTTCTTTGgtggtttgtttgtttttttttaaaaaaaaaagtacgaaatttattgaaaaagaaaaaatcgtACAAAGTATGGAGGGCACAAACATTGTCGAAAATTTTAACTCAgacgaaaggaaaaaaaaatgtaacggTCCTTGTttctaaaatatttataatacaaataaaataaaataaacggaAACTTTAAAAAGATTATTTTGCACTTTTGCTAACGAAATCTACCAAAACAAATA of the Pyrus communis chromosome 1, drPyrComm1.1, whole genome shotgun sequence genome contains:
- the LOC137748762 gene encoding uncharacterized protein isoform X2, which codes for MPCFSITQSKNSCHRFTFARAGLRSAITDLKDGATTMHCWVPQSPNPSKPNLLLIHGFGVNAMWQFVDLLRHVIPHYNVYVPDLVFFGDSYTTRPDRSEWFQAECVMQAMEAHSVRRLSLVGLSYGGFVGYSLAAMYKEAVERVVICCAAVCLEEKDLWEGAFGISDLDEAAGILTPQTPEKLKELVRYTFFKPPPVGLLPSCLLMDFIQAMYSEFVQEKKELIHAIPKNRKLSDLPKIPQALGRKCSACSNQGCRACIERRKDQGVPQAHQVLLTRLTAPSDKFIC
- the LOC137748762 gene encoding uncharacterized protein isoform X1, yielding MPCFSITQSKNSCHRFTFARAGLRSAITDLKDGATTMHCWVPQSPNPSKPNLLLIHGFGVNAMWQFVDLLRHVIPHYNVYVPDLVFFGDSYTTRPDRSEWFQAECVMQAMEAHSVRRLSLVGLSYGGFVGYSLAAMYKEAVERVVICCAAVCLEEKDLWEGAFGISDLDEAAGILTPQTPEKLKELVRYTFFKPPPVGLLPSCLLMDFIQAMYSEFVQEKKELIHAIPKNRKLSDLPKIPQPTLIVWGEHDQVFPVEFAHKLKRHLGENAQLVVIKDAGHALNAEKTKEYHKHIKSFLLDSLPPPISSSAKHQNQPD